CATTATTTTCTCATATAACACATCTACTCCTATTCCTGCCTTGCCAGGTACATTATATGTTCTATCCCTATTTAGTGTCGAGGGAGGCTCAACTATTTCTTCTATGTAGAAACGTGTTGATTCAGATATGTCTGAAGGATACTTGATCATGGGTAATGTTGCTGCAGCTATTTGAAACGCCCTTTCTATTCCTGTTTCTAGTCCCCCGATCCATAGAGGTATGTTATGTTTTTCGGCGAATTCATGGATTTTCAAGGTTTCAACTAAGCCACCCACTCTAGCAGGTTTAATGTTTAATATCTTATAGCTGCCTAGTCCATAACCTGCTTTTGTATCGTGAATATTCTTGATGCTTTCATCTAAGCATACTGGTGTCTCTATTTCTCTTCGTAATATAAAGTGTTCATATAGATCATCATAGTGTAATGGTTGTTCAATCATTAGTAAATCATATTTATCTAGTTCTCTAAAATATAGGCATCTTCGAGAGTATAGGCAGCCTTGGCATCTACTTGGACTACAGGGTTCTCATATAACTAATTGTTTGCCATCAATACTGATTTCTTCGAACATCCTGGAAGTCATTAGGAGAGCCCTTCATTGCCTAGTTTTATTTGCTACTAAATTATTTATTTCTCTAAGATCACTTATTACAATACATGATTCAATACATTCATCAATAATATGTGTATTCCAGCTTCTTTTCACTAAAACAAATAATACTCCCGTATTTCTTGCTGTTAAATAATCAATATATGAATCCCCAACATAAATGGCTTGGCTAGGTTTAATGCCTAGTTTATTCAATGCAGATAATAATAGATCAGGGTGTGGTTTCCCCCTTAACTTCCCATGATAACATTGAATTGTATCAAAGAACTCTATGATGTTGAGTTTTTTGAGGAGGTCAATTGTTCTTTTACACGAAGATGAAGTAACTATTCCACATAGTTTATTGTTTTTCCTTAATTGATTAATTGTTTCTAATGCATCATTGTATAGGAGAGTGTTTGGATCCATTTTTTCTTCAAAACATTTCCTAGCCTGTTCCAGTATAGAGTTATGTAGTTG
This is a stretch of genomic DNA from Staphylothermus hellenicus DSM 12710. It encodes these proteins:
- a CDS encoding enolase C-terminal domain-like protein, with the translated sequence MIEQPLHYDDLYEHFILRREIETPVCLDESIKNIHDTKAGYGLGSYKILNIKPARVGGLVETLKIHEFAEKHNIPLWIGGLETGIERAFQIAAATLPMIKYPSDISESTRFYIEEIVEPPSTLNRDRTYNVPGKAGIGVDVLYEKIMKHAVKTINIML
- a CDS encoding HAD family hydrolase, which codes for MNSTRAIKAVLFDMDGTIINSVELIAECWSKAFKKHGIRVEPQNIYRVVGLPADIILEKYTRTKNAQLHNSILEQARKCFEEKMDPNTLLYNDALETINQLRKNNKLCGIVTSSSCKRTIDLLKKLNIIEFFDTIQCYHGKLRGKPHPDLLLSALNKLGIKPSQAIYVGDSYIDYLTARNTGVLFVLVKRSWNTHIIDECIESCIVISDLREINNLVANKTRQ